The sequence CCCCGCCCGCTTGAACAGTTCCTCCACGGTCTCCTCCTCCAGCGGCACCCGGATCGTGCTCGGCAGGACCTCGACCTCCACCTCACCGGCGACCCTCTCGGGCACCAGGCTGACCACGTCGTAGTCGTAGCCGACACCGACCTTGTGGTCCTTGACCTCCACGGGCAGGCTCCTGCCGACGACCTCGGTCTGCCACGCGCGGCCGTCCGGGTGCTTGACCTTGATCTCGGGGTCTCCCCGCCGGATGACGCCCTCGGTGTTCAGGGACGTCCTGGTCACCTTGATCTTCAGCCACCGCTGATCGGCCTTGATGGGGCGCGCGCCCGGCAGGCTGTCGATCTGCTCGACCCCGACCTTCCAGGCCACGTTCATGAGCGTCCCGGTGCCTCCGGCGGCCACGGTGTGGATCTGGTAGGCGGGGTTGCCGCTCCGGTAGAAGACGTACCCGTGCCAGGTGGGGATCCCCATGGCCACGACCAGGGCGAGGACCGCGCCGCCGATGCGCAGTGCCGTACGGCGTCGCGGCGGCGGGGCGGGGCCGGCGGCCGCGGCGGCCTCCTCCGGCGCGGCCGGGGCCGCCGGGGCCCCGTCTCCGGGCACGGCCCCCGTCGCGGGGCCGGTCCCTGTCACGCGTCCGGCCCCGCTCCCGGCGCCGAGGACGCCGGGGGCGCCGGGGGTGGCGGGTCTGGGCAGCGGCGTCGCCGGGACGGCGGGGAACGGCTGGGTCGAGGCGCCCGGAGGTTCGCTCGGGGGCTTCGGCAGGGGCGGCCAGACCTGCTCGTCGGAGAAGGTCCGCCGGGGGCCGGGAGTCCAGCCGGCGTCGACCGGCGGGGGTGGGGGCGGAGCCCCACCGGAACGTCCCCGGGGACCCTCCCGGCGCCTGCCGGGGGTGTGCCCGGCAACCCCGGACGCCGGACGGGCGGGGGCGGGGGGACGGTTCTCGGGCATGGGGGGACGGCCGCCGGGGGGCCGGTTCTCCGAGGGGGACCGGTTCCCTACAGGGGGGTGGGGTTCCGAGGGGGGCCGGTTCTCCACGGGAGGCCGGTTCTCCACGGGAGGCCGGTTCTCCACGGGAGGCCGGTTCTCCACGGGAGGGCGGGGTTTCGAGGGGGAAGAGGGGGACCGGTTCTCCACGGGAGGCCGGTTCTCCACGGGAGGCCGGTTCTCCACGGGAGGGCGGGGTTTCGAGGGGGAAGAGGGGGACCGGTTCTCCACGGGAGGCCGGTTCTCCACGGGAGGCCGGTTCTCCACAGGGGGGCGGGGTTCCGAGGGGGAGCGGTTCTCCCGGGGGGTGAACCAGTCGGGACGGCCCTCGTTCTCCGGAGGCGGCGTGCCCGTCACTTCTTGCTCGCCAACTGGTAGACGTCCTTCGCGTTCGAGATCAGGCGCGCTGCGGTGGCCTCGTCGAAGCCCAGGTCGATCTCCACCTCGGGCAGAAGCGACTCCCCTATGAATCCGTTGCGCGGCGCGAGCACGAGCCGCGATCCGGGCAGGGCCGCCGCCGGAACCTCGAACACCGCCACGCCCCCGGCCCACCAGCCCACCTGGATGAAGGGATTGGTGATGGTCAGGGAGGCGTCGACCTTGTCGGTGGCCGCGTAGCGCCTGCCGTCCCCGGTCAGCAGGGCCGGGGTGCCGAACTTCTGCGGCTCCCGGTTGGCCGTCGCCTCCACCTCGGCGATCACGAAGACCCCGGAGGTGGTGGCCTTCTCCACCTTGCCGCCCAGCCCCGTGCTCTCGACGGCCTTGGCGACATGCACGGCCTTCACCCGCGCGGAGAACCGGGAGGCGGAGACCTGCTCTCCCACACCCCCGGTCCAGGTCAGATGGGCCGTCCGCTCCTCCCGGTCCAGGCCGAGCGCCTGCAGGCCCACCGCCGCGACCGCCAGTGCCGCACCGGCGGCCAGGACGCCCGCCCGGCGCCACCGGCCCGGTGGCGCGGAGGCCCGGCGGCCGGGGGCCGTCTCGGGCCGGGCCGGGGTCACGGTGCTCATCACAGGGTCCCCCCCTGATTGACGGGGAGGGTGACCTGCGCCTCCACCTTGGGCGGGGCGTCGTCGGCGTCGCCGTCCCTGGCCAGGACCCAGCCCAGGTCGATGTTGAACGTCTCCGGCTCCTCGAAGACGCCGACGTCAAGTTTGATCTTCTTCGGCGGGCGGTCCCCCGCCGGCAGCTCGTATCTGACCACGACCGTGGAGGTCATCCCCGGATGGAGCTGCCTGCTCGGCATGCCCTCGCCCGGGACGGAGAGGGTCGGGCCGGCGTCGCCCTTGATCTCCGGATCCATCTTCAGCAGGGACTGCGCGAACATGAAGCCGGGTGTCTTGCCATTGGGCGGGGCTCCCACGCCGGTGCTCTCGTCGCTCTTGTTCGTGACCTCAAGCTCGATCTCGAGGAAGCGTTTGCCTGCGCCGAACGTATCGCGCTGGAACAGGGACCGGGCCTCCACGAATTTGGTGGTGAACTCCCCCTGGTCCAGGCTCGAACCCGGGCCGAGCTGCGTGGGAGGTTCTTCGGAGGCCTCGGCGAACCCGCCGAGGGCGGCGGTGACTCCCAGGCCGGTGGCTATGACCAGGGCGGCGACCGGCACCGCGATCGGGCGCCGTCTGCCGGCTTCGCCACCGGAGGGAGACGTCATGACAAAGGATGGTAATCGCTGCCCTCCACACCATCCGCCTCATGCATCCCGTGAGTGGCACTGAACATGGGGAAAATGCAGCAGATTGGCGGGAACGCTGCCCGAATAGGAGGTCCAACTCTTACGCTGTCACCGAGGCGGCGAGAGCCCTATGGCGGAGGTTCCGTGGCGGACGTGCATCCCGAGCATGCGCAGCTCCAGGCGGACCGGATCTACCTGGGCTGGCAGTATGCCCTTTTGCACCCTGATCCGGGCCCGGCTCCCAAGCGACCCTCCCCCGTCGAGGACCCCGCCGACCCGGTCGACCCCGAGTGGGTGCGCAGGGAACGGCTCAACGAGGACCTGCTCAACCGGCCGATGAAGATCTTCAGGATGTTCATGACCGGGCTCGTCGTGGTGATCCTCGTTCTCGGCGTCACCGAGATGCTGAGCTGGTCGTTCGCCGCGGTGGGGCTGATCGCGACCGGCGGGGTCGCGGCCCTCTGCACCTATGCGATCCGCCAGGGCGACCGGGCGCTCCGCCAGCGGATCCGGGAGCGCCAGGCGGTCGGCGACCGGCAGCGGGAGGAGCGCGACAGGGATCTTTTCCATGCCCAGGAGGAGCACGCCGTCCGCTACCGGGAGTGGGCCGAGAAGAAGGAGCGCCACGACCGCCAGCTCACCTGGTACGCGGTGGCCGTACCGGACGAGATCGACCGGATCGACGTCGCGGGGGGCACGCTGCCCGGCTGGTCGGCGCTGATCACCCTGCTCGGCGCGACCCGGCTCTACAGCGGCGGCCACCTGACCGTGCTCGACCTGTCCGAGGGCGCGATCGCCAAGGACCTGGTCGAGCTGGCGCGCAGGGGCGGCGACGACCCGCTGGTCTGGGTGCTCCCTGTCGACCTCCCCAAACTCGACCTGGGCGCGACGCTGGCCCCCGAGGCCTTCGCCGACGTGCTGGCCCACGTCGTGAGCGTCAGCGAGGAACACCGCACGACCAGGGACCTGTCGTTCGACAACGCGATCCTGGAGCGGGTGCTGGAGGTCCTCGGCGAGAACGCCACGATCAACCAGGTCACCGCCGCCCTCCGGGCCCTGGCCCAGGTCGGCGATCCGCGCGACGACCTCAGGTTCGGCCTGATCACCGCGGCCCAGCTGGAGCGCATCGGCACGCTGTTCGGCCGGGGCGTCAGCGACCGGGTGGTGATCGAGCGGGCCTGGGCGCTGGAGTCGCAGCTGCGCAAGCTGGAGACCCTCGGCTCGGAGGCGGTACGGCTGCCGCCCGCCCGCCTGCGGGTCGTGTCGATGGACCGGCAGGCGGGCGTGTTCGGCAACCGGGTCCTCGGCACCTACGTGGCCACCGCGCTCACCCACATCCTGCGCCAGTCACCGGCCTCCACGCGGCCGTGGTACCACACGATCATCGTCGCGGGCGCGGACAAGCTCCGCGGCGACGTGCTCGACCGGCTGATGGACGCCTGCGAGACCTCCAGGACCGGGCTGGTGCTCACCTACCGGTCGCTCACCCCGACCGTGCGGGAACGGCTCGGCCGGGGGCACGCGGCGGTGACGTTCATGCGGCTGGGCAACGCCGAGGACGCCCGGATCGCCAGCGAGCACGTCGGCACCGAGCACCGACTGGAGCTCGCCCAGCTCACCGAGACGGTCAGCGCCGCCGGGGCGGGGCTGGAGGGCGGCTACGTCTCCACCGTCGGCCAGACGGAGGAGGGCGAGGACGAGCGGGATGTGAGCCGTACGGACCTCAAGGAGGACATCACCGAGTCCACCGAGTGGGGCCGCCGCGCGAGCAAGGCGATGGGGGAGACCGAACGGGTGCTGCACCGGTCCCGGGAGTTCCTCGTCGAGCCCCACCAGCTCCAGCAGCTCCCCACCACCTCGGTGATCGTCACCGACGCCACCGCGGAAGGGCGCCGGGTCCGTCTCGCCGACGCCAATCCGGCGATACTGACCTTCCCGAAGACGACGCTGGGGGAGTTCGACGAGATCAGGGAGGCCGCGCTGGACTGCGCCACGCGGGAGGAGCCCCGCGAGCCGAGTGCCTTCGAGGACGCGCCGCCGAACCTCGGCCCGCCGCCGCCCCGGCTCGATTGGCGCAGACGCCAATGAAGTGTCCGTTTGTGGTAATGGCCTGGCCAATGCGGGGGTGCGATCACCTCGGAAGGTTCGACCTTGGTTGTTGGGGTGACCTACCCCCGGTACCTCGTCGCCCGGTACGGCGGGGCTGTCCGTGAAGCGTCAACCCCCCGGCCTCGGGCCGGGACCCCTGGGTGGAGACCAAATGCAGCCAAGCGTGTCCCGTCCGCCGACCAGCCTGACCGGTCCCTGGTACCGGATCCAGGCGATCGCGGCGCCATCACGCAGTTCGTCGGCGGAATGGGACTTCGTCACCGTCCTGCCCGCGGTGCTCTCCGCGGCCCAGCGCAACCGGCCCTTCGTGGCAGGCTGGCTCTCCCGGGGCTCCGGTGCCCCGCTGGAGCTCATCACCAACGCGGGGCCGCTGACGCCGCCGCGCCCGCCCCGCCGGGCCGCCGTCGAGAGCGAGCAGGTCCCCACCGGCCCCGAGCCGCTGCTGTTCCCCAGCGGCGCACGCGGCGTGCGGATCGGCGACGAATGGCTCCGCGACCTGTCCGACCTGGCCTGGACCGCCTGCCCGGGACGGCAGGCCCCGCCGCTCGGCGGCCGCCGCGAGCCGGACGCCGACGAGATCAAGCGGCCCACGCTCTTCGAGTCCACGCTGGTCACGCTCATGTCCCGGCCCTTCGCCTGGCTGGTCGTGGCCGAGCAGACCGACCTGCTGGACGCGGAGGTGGCGCACCTGCGGACCCAGCTCAACGTGCTGAGACAGTACGGCGACGCCTCCGAGCGCTCGCGCTACGACGCCGAGCGGGCCGAGCGGCGCATGCAGGAGCTGGACGCCTTCCGCGAGGCCGGGCTCTGGAGCGTGCGGGTGCTGGCCGGCGCCGCCGGCCCCGAGGAGCTGCGCCAGATCGCCCCCGTGCTGGTCGGCTCCGCCGAGATGAGCCACCACCCCTACCGCCTGCGCAGCGCGCTGTCCGGCCCGGTGTACGGCTTCGCCGACGCGCTCTCGGTGACCTTGCAGGACCCCGCCGACGGCACCGCCGCCCCGTTCGCGGCCACCGCCGGGGCGCTCGCCGCGCTCGCCGGGCTGCCTCGGCGGGAGGTGCCGGGGGTCCGGGTGCTCGATGCCGGCTTCTTCGACGTGACCAGCGAGGCGGACGTCACCCCCGGCGCCATGACCGTCGATCTCGGGTCGATCCTGGACGGCCAGGACAGGGCGGTCGGCTCGTTCAAGGTCCCGCTCGCCACCCTGAACCGGCACGCGTTCATCACCGGGGCCACGGGCTCGGGCAAGTCCCAGACCGTCAGGCACCTGCTGGAGCAGCTCACCGGCGCCGGCATCCCGTGGCTGGCCATCGAACCGGCCAAGTCCGAGTACGCCGCGATGGGCGGCCGGGTCGAGCATCTGGCCCCGGTGACCGTGATCAACCCGTCGGCCCCGGACAGTGTGCCGTTCAGCGTCAACCCGCTCGCCCCGGAGCCCGGCTATCCGGTCCAGGCCCACATCGACATGGTGCGGGCGCTGTTCATGGCGGCCTTCGACGCCGAGGAGCCGTTCCCCCAGATCATGTCGCTCGCCCTGCAGCGAGTCTACGAGGCCAACGGCTGGGACGTGGTCACCGGCTGGGCGGCTCCCGGCGCGGCCGTGCGGCCCGCCGTACCGACTCTTGAGCAGTTGCAGCAGCACGCGATGGACGTGATCAAGGAGATCGGCTACGGCAGGGAGGTCCAGGCCGACGTCGAGGGCTTCATCTCGCTGCGGCTGCGGTCGCTGCGGGTCGGCTCGGCGGGCCGCTTCTTCGAGGGCGGTCACCCCGCCGACATCGGCGACCTGCTCCAGCGCAACGTGGTGTTCGCCATCGAGGAC comes from Streptosporangium roseum DSM 43021 and encodes:
- a CDS encoding ATP-binding protein, whose product is MQPSVSRPPTSLTGPWYRIQAIAAPSRSSSAEWDFVTVLPAVLSAAQRNRPFVAGWLSRGSGAPLELITNAGPLTPPRPPRRAAVESEQVPTGPEPLLFPSGARGVRIGDEWLRDLSDLAWTACPGRQAPPLGGRREPDADEIKRPTLFESTLVTLMSRPFAWLVVAEQTDLLDAEVAHLRTQLNVLRQYGDASERSRYDAERAERRMQELDAFREAGLWSVRVLAGAAGPEELRQIAPVLVGSAEMSHHPYRLRSALSGPVYGFADALSVTLQDPADGTAAPFAATAGALAALAGLPRREVPGVRVLDAGFFDVTSEADVTPGAMTVDLGSILDGQDRAVGSFKVPLATLNRHAFITGATGSGKSQTVRHLLEQLTGAGIPWLAIEPAKSEYAAMGGRVEHLAPVTVINPSAPDSVPFSVNPLAPEPGYPVQAHIDMVRALFMAAFDAEEPFPQIMSLALQRVYEANGWDVVTGWAAPGAAVRPAVPTLEQLQQHAMDVIKEIGYGREVQADVEGFISLRLRSLRVGSAGRFFEGGHPADIGDLLQRNVVFAIEDVANDEDKAFLMGTLIIRIVEHLRMRARKERSSGLRHVIVIEEAHRLLRDRGAGRASTHAVELLAGMLAEIRAYGEGIVVAEQIPTKLVSDVVKNTALKVVHRLPAEDDRQLVGAAMNLSEEQSRQVVSLQPGVAAIFADGMDRPLRVQVPLGEDRERLIPGHTPPICGRRSPACGQECRTGRACTLVELREADLLADAPEWAWLRIWADTLVLAFCTNRPVPGVPRVLADLWAELPLRRRECLLATAVERSVGRRAWSLRTVSDPVKLTEQVATAATRLLGPDREVGERPGPAWVIPQVRWLHEVDRVFPYGQPAPNPRGPAPVMEYALFSRPANGAELLGHRAKALRHHPLSMEVDRNRALAWRVILGDDEHEGVERDILMVTIGVDPAERLRHVAQTMGAGWMESVLSWPHRFVLPFDAASPETAELAFSE